The Altererythrobacter sp. ZODW24 genome window below encodes:
- a CDS encoding CDC48 family AAA ATPase, whose product MAEADAAVEEKNVRLQVAAARQEESGQGIARMPKSAFAALGIAEGDLVEITGKRSTPAIAAPAYPEDQALDVIRLDGLQRANAETGSGEHVKVAKVESRAATRVVFAPAQREMRLQGPTQALKRNFFRKPLVTGDLVATTGQQPVQNMPDEVRRMFNQPAYALTQIRLRVVSTVPKGVVHIDENTEVELRAEFAEANEGRAVVNYDDVGGMGDTIQQLREMVELPLRFPEIFTRLGVDPPRGVLLHGPPGTGKTRLAQAVANESDAEFFTINGPEIMGSAYGESEKRLREVFEEAARAAPSILFIDEIDSIAPKRGQVQGEAEKRLVAQLLTLMDGLESRVNLVIIAATNRPDAIDEALRRPGRFDREIIIGVPDEKGRREILAIHTRGMPLGDQVDLKELARTTHGFVGADIASLTREAAIEAVRRIMPKLDLDERTIPPEVLEDLSVTREDFVDALKRVQPSAMREVMVQVPDVGWDDLGGLDDARDKLHEGIELPLKNSDTFRRLGIRPAKGFLLYGPPGTGKTLLAKAVAKEAQANFISMKSSDLLSKWFGESEQQIAKMFARARAVAPCIIFIDEIDSLVPARGSGSSEPQVTARVVNTILAEMDGMEELQSVVVIGATNRPALVDPALLRPGRFDELVYVGTPDKKGREHILKIHTRNMPLAKDVDLTLVAGKTERFTGADLEDVVRRAGLVAIRRAGSDAKEVKKADFTEALEDSRATVTAKMEQEYSKMKGELKKRAAAVNPIGFLHDGMFEPTRDSKHD is encoded by the coding sequence ATGGCCGAAGCGGACGCCGCGGTAGAAGAGAAGAATGTAAGGCTGCAAGTCGCGGCAGCACGGCAGGAGGAAAGCGGACAGGGCATCGCCCGGATGCCCAAATCCGCCTTTGCAGCGCTCGGTATTGCCGAAGGTGACCTGGTGGAAATCACTGGAAAGCGTTCAACGCCTGCGATTGCTGCTCCGGCCTATCCCGAAGATCAGGCGCTGGATGTTATCCGGCTCGATGGCCTGCAGCGCGCCAATGCCGAGACCGGTTCGGGCGAACACGTAAAAGTAGCTAAGGTTGAATCGCGTGCCGCAACGCGGGTTGTCTTCGCACCTGCACAACGTGAAATGCGGTTGCAGGGGCCGACACAGGCCCTGAAGCGTAACTTCTTCCGCAAGCCGCTAGTGACCGGCGATCTGGTTGCGACGACTGGCCAGCAGCCTGTGCAGAACATGCCCGACGAAGTGCGCCGCATGTTCAACCAACCTGCCTATGCGCTCACCCAAATCCGTCTGCGTGTGGTATCGACCGTGCCCAAGGGCGTGGTCCATATTGACGAGAATACCGAAGTCGAACTCCGCGCCGAATTTGCCGAGGCCAATGAAGGCCGCGCGGTCGTGAACTATGATGATGTCGGCGGCATGGGCGATACGATCCAGCAGCTGCGCGAAATGGTCGAACTGCCGCTGCGCTTCCCTGAAATATTCACCCGGCTAGGCGTCGATCCGCCGCGCGGCGTGCTTCTTCATGGCCCTCCCGGTACCGGTAAGACGCGCCTCGCGCAGGCGGTCGCGAATGAAAGCGACGCTGAATTTTTCACCATCAACGGACCTGAGATCATGGGCAGCGCCTATGGTGAGAGTGAAAAGCGGCTGCGCGAAGTCTTCGAAGAAGCAGCCCGTGCCGCGCCTTCGATCCTGTTTATTGACGAGATCGACTCCATCGCTCCCAAGCGCGGCCAGGTTCAAGGCGAGGCTGAGAAGCGCTTGGTGGCACAGCTGCTGACGCTGATGGACGGCCTCGAATCGCGCGTGAATCTGGTGATTATCGCCGCGACCAACCGCCCCGATGCTATCGACGAAGCGCTCCGCCGTCCGGGCCGGTTTGACCGCGAAATCATTATCGGTGTTCCGGATGAAAAAGGTCGCCGCGAAATCCTCGCCATTCATACCCGCGGTATGCCGCTGGGCGATCAGGTGGATCTGAAAGAGCTCGCGCGCACCACCCATGGCTTCGTCGGGGCTGACATTGCTTCGCTCACCCGGGAGGCGGCCATCGAAGCTGTCCGCCGGATCATGCCTAAGCTTGATTTGGACGAACGGACCATTCCGCCTGAAGTGCTCGAGGACCTGTCCGTTACGCGTGAAGACTTTGTCGATGCGCTCAAGCGTGTCCAACCTTCCGCCATGCGCGAAGTCATGGTGCAAGTTCCAGATGTGGGCTGGGACGATTTGGGCGGGCTCGACGATGCGCGCGACAAATTGCACGAGGGCATCGAGCTTCCGCTCAAGAATTCTGACACGTTCCGCCGCCTGGGTATCCGCCCGGCCAAGGGCTTTCTGCTCTATGGCCCACCCGGTACCGGCAAAACCTTGCTGGCCAAGGCTGTTGCCAAGGAAGCTCAAGCCAACTTCATATCCATGAAGAGCAGTGATTTGCTAAGCAAATGGTTCGGCGAAAGCGAGCAGCAGATCGCCAAGATGTTCGCCCGTGCCCGCGCGGTCGCGCCCTGCATTATCTTTATCGACGAGATCGACAGTCTGGTTCCGGCACGCGGCTCAGGCAGCTCTGAACCGCAAGTCACCGCCCGCGTGGTCAACACCATTTTGGCGGAAATGGACGGGATGGAGGAATTGCAGTCCGTTGTCGTCATTGGCGCCACCAACCGCCCCGCCTTAGTCGATCCAGCATTGCTGCGTCCGGGGCGTTTTGACGAGCTCGTCTATGTCGGCACGCCCGACAAGAAGGGCCGCGAGCACATCCTCAAGATACACACGCGCAATATGCCTTTGGCGAAGGATGTTGATCTGACCCTCGTTGCCGGAAAGACCGAACGCTTTACCGGTGCCGATCTTGAAGACGTGGTCCGCCGCGCCGGCCTTGTCGCCATTCGCCGTGCCGGATCAGATGCCAAGGAAGTCAAGAAAGCCGACTTTACCGAAGCCTTGGAAGATTCCCGCGCGACTGTGACTGCCAAGATGGAGCAGGAATACTCCAAGATGAAGGGCGAGCTGAAGAAGCGCGCTGCAGCGGTCAATCCAATCGGCTTTTTACACGATGGGATGTTTGAACCGACACGCGACAGCAAACACGACTGA
- a CDS encoding mechanosensitive ion channel domain-containing protein, with protein MIDLIDFSSWGLSWSAAVKAAIALGIALLIALVLHRVIFAILKGIASKTNTEADTLLFAKLYRPMRWSFIAVAISLVAESDRLVGMVWDQVARFVVPALLGWVVLSIVRAFTAALELQAEAYDDLAAARSRKTRVAILSRLAAFGIIFVTVGLMLLGIPQVRNIGVTLMASAGLAALAVGAAAQPALKSLISGLQMAITEPLRLGDLIVVDGHTGRVEEIRMSFVVMRIWDERAVIVPTSRFFDDSFENWSRQSEKLTGPVFLHLDPATQVEPIRTEFIRFLEAHELWDGRTAKLLMTEAYPESIELRLAISANTIGTLFELRCIVREHMVGWLRTEMPDALIHHRLEVEAANAKVAK; from the coding sequence ATGATTGATCTAATTGATTTCTCCTCATGGGGACTTAGCTGGAGCGCGGCAGTCAAAGCGGCAATTGCGCTCGGTATTGCGTTGCTTATCGCGCTGGTCCTTCACCGGGTGATTTTTGCGATCCTGAAGGGCATCGCTAGCAAAACGAATACAGAAGCCGACACATTGCTGTTCGCCAAGTTGTACCGGCCGATGCGCTGGTCATTCATCGCCGTCGCTATTTCGCTGGTGGCCGAATCCGATCGCCTCGTCGGAATGGTTTGGGATCAGGTCGCCCGCTTCGTGGTTCCCGCTCTACTCGGTTGGGTCGTGCTGTCGATTGTTCGGGCATTTACCGCTGCACTTGAGCTTCAGGCCGAAGCATATGACGACCTTGCCGCTGCCCGCAGCCGAAAGACCCGCGTGGCCATTCTCAGCAGATTGGCTGCCTTCGGGATCATCTTTGTTACGGTCGGACTGATGCTGCTTGGCATTCCGCAAGTTCGCAATATCGGTGTTACATTGATGGCATCCGCCGGCCTTGCTGCTTTAGCGGTGGGCGCCGCTGCCCAGCCGGCACTGAAATCGCTGATTTCCGGCCTGCAAATGGCGATCACCGAACCACTGCGCCTCGGCGATCTTATCGTGGTTGATGGACACACAGGCCGAGTAGAAGAAATTCGGATGAGCTTTGTGGTCATGCGCATTTGGGACGAGCGTGCGGTCATCGTGCCTACGAGCCGCTTCTTCGACGATAGTTTCGAAAACTGGTCACGGCAGAGCGAGAAACTGACCGGGCCTGTTTTCCTCCATCTTGACCCGGCGACACAAGTCGAACCGATCCGCACAGAGTTCATCCGGTTTTTAGAGGCGCATGAATTGTGGGATGGCCGGACGGCGAAGTTGCTGATGACCGAGGCATATCCTGAATCAATCGAACTGCGTCTGGCTATCAGTGCGAATACAATTGGCACACTGTTCGAATTGCGCTGCATCGTACGCGAACATATGGTCGGCTGGCTCAGGACGGAAATGCCCGATGCCTTGATCCATCACAGGCTGGAGGTCGAGGCCGCCAATGCGAAGGTGGCAAAATAG
- a CDS encoding CHASE3 domain-containing protein, producing MNGGAEIRRKRRTGLLRLANWRTLLVFLIIAASLLGSIVLIYETVEAERKERQQMQRTNEVLLELRNISRAAINAEAGQRGYFITLNRQYLTPYTVGQESYRSSLGRLDSLLGPDRTQRQAELYKLIEADAEEKFTELEQSVELIASGQLRDARRSILVGSNQETMQSLRQNIRQMENMENRLLADATAQTAITEGRVLPLLGGLFLLILIALIFGFEQASRAARAEAEAANAAALGQARDRADLLARELNHRVKNIFAVILAIVRMTGRDAPESKPVIDRISERIHALLTAHEVTQGSPEQPLAELQTLIETSFAPYSSEARGYSLEGSTVRLPAKHVTPLGLVLHELTTNAVKYGAWADGGRVDVRWEISGGDLIIEWREFCSEKCEPGTREGFGSLLMTSAARQLQGSIERSFDDNGARIDIRFPLKE from the coding sequence ATGAACGGCGGCGCTGAAATCAGGCGCAAGAGGCGCACCGGCCTGCTGCGTCTGGCCAATTGGCGCACGCTGCTGGTTTTCCTGATCATCGCGGCATCGCTGCTCGGATCGATTGTCCTGATTTACGAGACAGTCGAGGCCGAGCGCAAAGAGCGCCAGCAAATGCAACGGACCAATGAGGTCTTGCTTGAGCTGCGCAATATCAGCCGCGCCGCCATCAATGCAGAGGCCGGGCAGCGCGGTTATTTCATTACGCTCAACCGCCAATATCTGACCCCTTATACGGTCGGGCAGGAAAGCTATCGCAGCTCTCTAGGCAGGCTCGATAGTTTGCTGGGGCCGGACAGGACCCAGCGGCAGGCCGAGCTTTACAAGCTGATCGAAGCAGATGCGGAAGAGAAGTTCACTGAACTGGAGCAATCGGTCGAGTTGATTGCTTCCGGGCAATTACGCGACGCCCGGCGAAGCATTCTGGTGGGATCCAATCAAGAGACAATGCAAAGCCTGCGCCAGAATATCCGGCAAATGGAAAATATGGAGAACCGCCTGCTCGCAGATGCGACGGCCCAGACGGCCATTACAGAAGGCCGGGTTCTACCGCTGCTGGGCGGGCTTTTCCTGTTGATCCTGATCGCGCTGATCTTCGGTTTCGAGCAGGCTTCACGCGCCGCGCGGGCAGAGGCTGAGGCAGCCAACGCCGCTGCGCTGGGCCAAGCACGTGACCGCGCCGACTTGCTGGCGCGTGAGCTCAACCACCGGGTCAAGAACATCTTCGCGGTAATCTTGGCGATCGTGCGGATGACGGGCCGTGATGCTCCCGAGTCCAAGCCCGTTATTGACCGCATTTCAGAGCGGATACATGCCTTGCTGACGGCGCATGAAGTAACACAGGGCTCGCCGGAACAGCCCCTAGCCGAGCTGCAGACTCTGATTGAAACCAGCTTTGCACCCTATAGCTCAGAGGCACGCGGTTATTCCCTAGAAGGATCTACGGTGCGTTTGCCAGCTAAGCACGTTACACCGCTGGGGCTAGTCCTGCACGAACTGACCACTAACGCGGTCAAATATGGCGCATGGGCAGATGGCGGCCGCGTCGATGTCAGATGGGAGATATCTGGCGGTGATCTGATTATCGAATGGCGCGAATTTTGCAGTGAGAAATGCGAGCCGGGAACACGCGAAGGCTTTGGCAGCTTGCTAATGACCAGTGCCGCACGGCAACTTCAAGGCAGCATCGAGCGCAGCTTCGACGACAATGGTGCCCGCATAGACATCCGTTTCCCGCTCAAGGAATAG